The following are encoded in a window of Panicum virgatum strain AP13 chromosome 5N, P.virgatum_v5, whole genome shotgun sequence genomic DNA:
- the LOC120673906 gene encoding protein disulfide isomerase-like 2-2, protein MAISQISRGALAVLVLAAAFAAAPAALADGDDVVALTESTFDKEVGQDRGALVEFYAPWCGHCKKLAPEYERLGASFKKAKSVLIAKVDCDEHKSVCSKYGVSGYPTIQWFPKGSLEPKKYEGQRSAEALAEFVNTEGGTNVKLATIPSSIVVLTPENFDSVVLDETKDVLVEFYAPWCGHCKSLAPTYENVASVFKLDEGVVIANLDADKHRDLAEKYGVTGFPTLKFFSKGNKAGEDYDGGRDLGDFVKFINEKSGTSRDTKGQLTSEAGRIASLDALAKEFLGAASDKRKEVLASMEEEVAKLSGSAAKHGKVYVTIAKKILDKGNDYTKKETERLQRMLEKSISPSKADEFTVKKNVLSTFSS, encoded by the exons atggcgatctcccaGATCTCCCGCGGGGCCCTGgccgtcctcgtcctcgccgccgccttcgccgccgccccggccgcgctcgccgacggcgacgacgtGGTGGCCCTCACCGAGTCCACCTTCGACAAGGAGGTCGGGCAGGACCGCGGCGCCCTCGTCGAGTTCTACGCCCCCTG GTGTGGTCACTGCAAGAAGCTTGCTCCTGAGTATGAAAGACTTGGCGCAAGTTTTAAGAAAGCTAAATCCGTCTTGATCGCAAAA GTTGATTGTGATGAGCACaagagtgtgtgcagcaagtaTGGAGTTTCTGGTTATCCAACAATCCAGTGGTTCCCAAAAGGATCCTTGGAGCCAAAAAA GTATGAAGGACAACGCTCTGCGGAAGCCCTTGCTGAATTTGTTAATACTGAAGGAG GCACAAATGTAAAGCTGGCAACCATTCCTTCAAGCATTGTGGTGCTCACCCCAGAGAATTTTGACTCAGTCGTCCTTGATGAAACCAAAGACGTCCTTGTTGAGTTCTATGCCCCATG GTGTGGTCACTGCAAGAGTCTTGCTCCG aCTTATGAGAATGTGGCTTCTGTTTTCAAGTTGGATGAGGGAGTTGTTATTGCAAACCTTGATGCTGACAAACACAGGGATTTGGCTGAGAA GTATGGAGTTACTGGATTCCCTACGTTGAAGTTTTTCTCAAAGGGAAACAAAGCTGGTGAAGATTATGATGGTGGCAGGGACTTGGGTGACTTTGTCAAGTTCATTAATGAGAAGAGTGGTACCAGCCGTGATACAAAGGGTCAACTCACCTCAGAG GCTGGCCGCATAGCAAGTTTGGATGCCTTGGCAAAGGAATTCCTTGGTGCTGCCAGTGACAAGCGGAAGGAAGTCCTTGCTAGTATGGAGGAGGAGGTAGCTAAGCTCAGTGGTTCTGCTGCCAA GCATGGAAAGGTCTATGTAACCATCGCAAAGAAGATCCTAGATAAAGGCAACGACTATACTAAGAAGGAAACCGAGAGGCTTCAGCGcatgttggagaag TCCATCAGCCCCTCGAAGGCAGATGAATTTACCGTCAAGAAGAACGTTCTTTCAACATTCTCCTCCTAA